The following coding sequences are from one Leptospira ellinghausenii window:
- a CDS encoding ATP--guanido phosphotransferase, with amino-acid sequence MFCRICGTKDTQFQISGKYGCEHCVTVFPVPKQPRRLWIPTSLLKEIEEIFTHSQSKIKFLSYRTRITRNLAHSLFPFYEPKETEVKQLLAENGYWENWEEESNSLTVSKEGVSPVYHLYLGSEDHVRLEILHILDLNYGQLQNTNKSLPTRVSKENRSLLRLFYRRKLWAYRKGIGFLSSCPTNLGKGRRDSLLLGIKEGVDPRFFSLFEKLSEFGIEIAPSTDHRRESLGNFRGLVVKISWKNAFAVQKRQFYKILGLRGSL; translated from the coding sequence ATGTTTTGCCGGATTTGTGGCACAAAGGATACCCAATTTCAAATTTCTGGTAAATATGGGTGCGAACATTGTGTCACAGTGTTTCCGGTTCCCAAACAACCTCGTCGTTTGTGGATACCCACTTCACTTTTAAAAGAAATCGAGGAAATTTTCACTCATAGCCAATCCAAGATCAAATTCCTTTCGTATCGAACTCGGATCACAAGGAATTTGGCACATTCTTTGTTTCCCTTTTATGAACCTAAGGAAACGGAAGTAAAACAATTGTTAGCCGAAAATGGATATTGGGAAAATTGGGAAGAGGAATCAAACAGTCTTACCGTATCAAAAGAAGGAGTAAGTCCAGTTTACCACTTGTATTTGGGTTCAGAGGACCACGTACGTTTGGAAATTCTTCACATTTTGGATCTAAACTACGGACAATTGCAAAACACTAACAAATCGTTACCAACAAGGGTTTCTAAAGAGAATCGATCTCTCCTTCGTTTGTTCTACAGACGAAAACTCTGGGCATATCGCAAAGGGATTGGGTTTCTTTCCTCTTGTCCTACCAATTTGGGGAAAGGACGGAGGGATTCTCTCTTACTCGGAATCAAAGAAGGAGTGGATCCCAGGTTCTTTTCACTTTTCGAGAAACTTTCTGAATTTGGTATAGAAATTGCTCCTTCCACCGATCATAGAAGAGAGTCCCTGGGAAACTTCCGTGGACTTGTCGTAAAAATCTCGTGGAAGAACGCATTCGCGGTCCAAAAACGTCAGTTTTACAAAATTCTTGGTTTACGAGGCTCCCTTTAA
- a CDS encoding ABC transporter ATP-binding protein, with the protein MTNSEIKPTVSVRKLEKYYQVVDKRYHIISGLDFEVLPGEIVSVEGASGVGKSTLLNILGAMDSFDDGEVEVCGVSLKNLSEKQRESFRAEKISFIFQQHLLLPDFTALENVMMPLLIARMNPSQAKSEAIEILKKVGLGERTESFPSQLSGGESARVGVARALVGRRQLILADEPTGNLDRDNSRHLMDLIKDLQNEFKFSLILVTHDLELASMAHKRNRIVSGKLSPVSL; encoded by the coding sequence ATGACTAATTCTGAAATCAAACCAACTGTTTCTGTTCGTAAATTAGAAAAATATTACCAAGTTGTGGACAAACGGTACCATATCATTTCTGGTCTCGACTTTGAAGTGTTACCTGGTGAAATCGTTTCCGTGGAAGGAGCATCTGGTGTCGGAAAATCCACACTCCTCAATATCCTCGGCGCCATGGACTCGTTTGACGACGGTGAGGTGGAAGTCTGTGGAGTTTCTCTGAAAAACCTAAGTGAAAAACAAAGAGAGAGTTTTCGTGCGGAAAAAATTTCCTTTATCTTCCAACAACACTTACTGCTTCCTGATTTTACTGCTTTAGAAAATGTAATGATGCCACTTCTCATTGCAAGGATGAATCCATCACAAGCAAAATCCGAGGCAATTGAAATCTTAAAAAAAGTAGGTCTTGGCGAACGAACCGAAAGTTTTCCTTCCCAACTTTCAGGGGGAGAAAGTGCACGTGTGGGAGTGGCTCGTGCCCTTGTGGGAAGAAGGCAACTCATCCTGGCAGATGAACCGACAGGAAACTTGGATCGGGATAATTCAAGGCATCTCATGGATCTCATCAAAGACTTACAAAACGAATTTAAATTTTCACTGATCCTTGTGACTCATGACTTAGAACTTGCTTCCATGGCACACAAACGGAATCGAATTGTTTCTGGAAAACTATCGCCTGTTAGTTTGTAA
- a CDS encoding ABC transporter permease, with translation MGIVSLITIRYIRGSRVLGFLSIKSRLSFIVMAVGVGLLVVVLSIFNGFQKQVKESLWQGGPHITIENSYGSGAIYDYETVINHLKSDPKLAESFVSVEGNITSHGLIQSNNNFNPIMIRAVPIDSIEKLVENGLPNFPRILQYNRDEIPAINTKKMVVVGKEMSAIYGYGIGREITMAVPGGRFTVERGVQVNVQSFRLVGLFKTGYYNYDSKFVFLSLPQAQEFFKMKGAVNQIAIKVRSLDDLKLTKHRILSRLNEENWNQKIQDDTSWSVRTIAEEQENFLAALRLEKTIISIIVFLFIVLAALGMVATVHSLIRAKRRSIGTLKALGLASTDILLIFTLNAMIVGILSSLVGGMTGIFIATKLEVIINAISEIINGVGSLLNPGDWDPVELVPKDIYYFDHIPVDIDISFIFMVTTAATILSGLAGYFPARMAANLNPVDTIRND, from the coding sequence ATGGGAATCGTCTCTTTAATCACAATCCGTTACATCCGAGGGTCCCGCGTTCTAGGGTTTCTCTCTATCAAATCCAGACTATCGTTCATCGTGATGGCTGTGGGAGTTGGGCTTCTTGTTGTGGTTCTTTCCATTTTTAATGGATTCCAAAAACAAGTAAAAGAATCCCTTTGGCAAGGTGGTCCTCACATCACGATTGAAAATTCGTACGGGTCGGGGGCTATTTATGATTATGAAACAGTCATCAATCATCTCAAATCTGATCCAAAACTCGCGGAATCCTTTGTTTCTGTAGAAGGGAATATCACAAGCCACGGCCTCATCCAAAGTAATAATAATTTTAACCCGATTATGATCCGTGCGGTTCCCATTGACTCGATTGAAAAATTGGTGGAAAATGGACTTCCAAATTTCCCACGTATTTTGCAGTACAACCGAGACGAAATCCCAGCCATCAATACCAAAAAAATGGTCGTGGTAGGAAAGGAAATGAGTGCCATTTATGGGTATGGGATTGGACGGGAGATTACCATGGCAGTACCTGGAGGAAGGTTTACTGTGGAACGAGGTGTACAAGTGAACGTACAATCCTTTCGTTTGGTGGGTCTTTTTAAAACAGGTTACTACAATTACGATTCTAAGTTTGTCTTTTTATCTCTCCCGCAAGCCCAAGAATTTTTTAAGATGAAAGGTGCGGTAAACCAAATTGCCATCAAAGTTCGTTCTTTGGATGATTTAAAACTCACCAAACATAGAATCTTATCTAGGTTAAACGAAGAAAACTGGAACCAGAAAATCCAAGATGATACGTCTTGGTCGGTCAGGACCATTGCAGAAGAACAAGAGAACTTCCTTGCAGCCCTTCGTTTGGAAAAAACCATCATCTCCATCATTGTGTTTCTATTCATTGTGCTTGCCGCCCTTGGGATGGTCGCAACTGTACACTCTCTCATTCGCGCGAAACGAAGGTCCATTGGAACGTTAAAAGCACTTGGACTTGCATCTACTGATATTCTACTCATCTTCACACTGAATGCCATGATCGTAGGAATTTTGTCTTCTCTTGTGGGTGGAATGACGGGAATTTTTATCGCGACCAAATTAGAAGTCATCATCAATGCGATTTCGGAAATCATCAATGGTGTGGGGAGTCTCTTAAATCCAGGGGATTGGGATCCTGTGGAACTTGTTCCGAAAGATATCTATTACTTTGATCACATCCCAGTGGACATTGATATTTCCTTTATCTTTATGGTGACAACAGCTGCTACCATTCTCTCAGGCCTTGCTGGGTATTTCCCTGCACGTATGGCTGCTAATTTAAACCCAGTGGATACCATTCGCAATGACTAA
- a CDS encoding LIC_10230 family protein has translation MTQFRKKLPILSPFFIALVVLHSLFVDYTVQFPDFISSESPESNLETIKPKVIAENGVIGRISYLESFLVEIESKELPIDTDLEDTKDNVKRVLIGQKLLLGLLLFYLFLTFSTAMTYMFHVWFHKSMAHVLYPVSLVVLLPKIFFQLNLMVQKDIFSYFYFLFLICTYIFTILAYRTIIKDKEPYEGFQSLQFSSSLEEEGRSPGQTKTGTYFAPIFHVLVIILIGILIGNLIYIPLFLLQKHYVSEFSYFIFFLIGLLSVFYIFNYNKVGGESKNKNWQNLSVSFAYLQYRFLRNGFFSIFSTILIILFVTFLFSLLLFNIDLIQNNLGLFGKTTEF, from the coding sequence ATGACCCAATTCAGAAAAAAATTACCAATCCTTTCCCCTTTCTTCATCGCACTGGTTGTCCTACACTCACTTTTTGTGGACTACACAGTACAATTCCCTGATTTTATCTCTTCTGAATCACCAGAATCAAATTTGGAAACAATAAAACCGAAGGTTATCGCTGAAAATGGTGTCATCGGTAGAATTTCTTATCTTGAATCTTTTTTAGTCGAAATAGAATCAAAAGAATTGCCAATTGATACTGATTTAGAGGACACAAAAGACAACGTCAAACGAGTGTTAATTGGCCAAAAACTATTACTTGGCCTTCTATTGTTTTATCTCTTTTTAACCTTTTCAACTGCAATGACCTACATGTTCCATGTTTGGTTTCATAAATCAATGGCACATGTTTTGTATCCTGTTTCACTGGTTGTCTTATTACCAAAAATATTTTTCCAATTGAACTTAATGGTTCAAAAAGATATCTTTTCTTATTTTTATTTTCTATTCCTAATTTGTACATATATCTTTACGATTCTAGCTTATCGAACCATCATCAAAGACAAGGAACCATATGAAGGGTTTCAATCTTTACAATTTTCGTCTTCATTAGAAGAGGAAGGAAGATCTCCTGGCCAAACCAAAACGGGCACCTATTTTGCGCCTATTTTCCATGTCCTCGTAATCATACTGATTGGAATTCTAATTGGGAATTTAATTTATATCCCACTCTTTCTCTTACAAAAACATTATGTAAGCGAATTCAGTTACTTTATTTTCTTTTTAATTGGACTCTTATCTGTATTTTATATCTTCAATTACAACAAAGTAGGTGGTGAGTCCAAAAACAAAAATTGGCAAAACCTATCTGTCAGTTTTGCCTACTTACAATATCGTTTTTTACGAAATGGATTTTTTTCCATTTTTAGCACGATACTTATCATTTTATTTGTGACGTTTTTGTTTAGTTTATTACTCTTTAATATTGATCTCATCCAAAACAATTTGGGATTATTCGGAAAAACGACAGAGTTTTAA
- a CDS encoding toxin-antitoxin system YwqK family antitoxin encodes MTSTSTPIKDSPVWIFISLLLIIFLGGYLFGPCKGSTERPNTVPKDASFDKKTNHYQMIGEGYFREWYENGNLVAIVPIDALGRPDGIGKKLNYFDGTTIMEGKMVNGERDGLWKFYFSDGKMYIEQNYKAGYRKKQLWIQSAEIGNENGAYFRYYRNGRLNEKGFFDGGLRTGDWVRYYPDTKVEAKGSYSEDKKIGEWFYYYPTGVKEASELYSESGELVSRNTYYPNGSPWCIVKQNKTPECN; translated from the coding sequence ATGACATCTACATCTACACCCATTAAAGACAGTCCTGTTTGGATTTTTATTTCCCTTCTCTTAATTATTTTCCTTGGTGGATATTTATTTGGTCCATGCAAAGGAAGTACTGAAAGACCAAATACAGTTCCTAAAGATGCAAGTTTTGATAAAAAAACGAATCACTACCAAATGATTGGAGAAGGTTATTTTCGTGAATGGTATGAAAACGGTAATTTAGTGGCAATTGTACCCATCGATGCTCTCGGAAGGCCAGATGGAATTGGAAAAAAATTAAACTATTTCGATGGTACCACCATTATGGAAGGAAAAATGGTGAATGGTGAGAGAGATGGACTTTGGAAATTCTACTTCTCAGATGGCAAAATGTATATAGAACAAAACTATAAAGCAGGTTACCGAAAAAAACAACTTTGGATCCAATCTGCTGAAATTGGAAATGAAAACGGTGCTTACTTTCGTTATTACCGCAATGGCAGATTGAATGAAAAGGGATTCTTTGATGGAGGGCTTCGCACAGGTGATTGGGTTAGATATTACCCTGATACAAAAGTAGAAGCTAAGGGCAGTTATTCAGAAGACAAAAAAATCGGTGAGTGGTTTTATTATTATCCAACGGGTGTTAAAGAAGCATCCGAATTGTATTCTGAATCAGGGGAATTGGTTTCACGTAACACGTATTATCCGAATGGAAGCCCGTGGTGTATTGTAAAACAAAACAAAACACCTGAATGTAATTAA
- a CDS encoding mechanosensitive ion channel family protein, with protein MGSGSIKEFYLDLNPLTLLKNSNREFAETLILFAYMVVFAVICYKITMFLVERIKPALDPVHEYNRRKVARMGFLIVFAIAYLPIIFSSLSLLPTVLGLAGAGIVISLKEVWLNMVGWFMIMGANGFKVGDRIEIDSIKGDVVNIGFFKFTLLEIAQDPRFEQSTNRLIHFPNYNIVLHRFFVVSETMDFVWDEFRVYLELRSNWEKAEKICSQILHEELVLAPELVESKIREMSKNYLVRLGKTTPIVYTSLEPEGTILMCLRYLTPIRSKRLNRILISKEILTKFREENDIYIYTH; from the coding sequence ATGGGTAGTGGAAGTATAAAAGAATTTTATTTAGATCTCAATCCATTAACTCTACTTAAAAATAGTAATAGAGAATTTGCTGAAACGCTCATTTTATTTGCGTACATGGTTGTGTTTGCAGTGATTTGTTACAAAATCACAATGTTCCTTGTCGAGAGAATTAAACCGGCTCTCGACCCAGTTCATGAATACAATCGAAGGAAAGTAGCAAGGATGGGTTTTTTAATCGTTTTTGCGATAGCCTATTTACCTATCATTTTTTCGAGTTTATCACTTCTTCCAACAGTGCTAGGTCTTGCTGGCGCAGGGATTGTGATCTCACTGAAAGAAGTTTGGCTCAACATGGTTGGTTGGTTTATGATCATGGGAGCCAATGGATTTAAGGTGGGTGATCGGATAGAAATTGATTCGATCAAGGGTGATGTTGTAAACATTGGATTTTTTAAGTTTACCTTACTTGAAATTGCACAAGACCCAAGATTTGAACAGTCGACAAATCGTCTGATTCATTTCCCAAATTATAATATTGTCTTACATCGTTTTTTTGTCGTATCAGAAACTATGGATTTTGTTTGGGATGAGTTTCGTGTATACTTGGAACTTCGATCCAACTGGGAAAAAGCAGAAAAAATTTGTTCCCAAATTTTACATGAAGAGTTGGTGCTCGCTCCTGAACTAGTGGAATCCAAAATTCGAGAAATGTCAAAAAACTATCTCGTAAGACTTGGTAAAACAACACCAATTGTTTACACATCATTGGAACCAGAAGGAACCATTTTAATGTGTTTGCGTTATCTTACACCAATTCGTTCCAAACGATTGAATCGAATCTTAATCTCAAAAGAAATCTTAACCAAATTTAGAGAAGAAAATGACATCTACATCTACACCCATTAA